From one Streptomyces chromofuscus genomic stretch:
- a CDS encoding helix-turn-helix transcriptional regulator, with product MIASPLPDLVGRHRECAALDDLLVGLRQGGSRVLVVRGEAGIGKSVLLQYLATQASGVKVTWAQGIEADMELPYASLHQLCAPFLDELEELPEPQRDALRVAFGMAAGDPPDRFLVGLAVLTLLTRASETRPVLVLVDDAQWLDQVSLQTLEFVARRLLAEAVAMAFAVRDPEGQAALNGLPALRIGGLDTAPAGELLEAAVGGRLEKRVRDRFVAEMDGNPLALLEFSRGRSAAELAYGLDSSRHPSVEGPVASRVERDFASRLGSLPAATRTLLLIAAAEPVGDACLLVRAAAFLKITPQAAPAKAAGLIEFGESVRFRHPLVRSAVYHGAEPEERRAVHRALAEATDPVLDPDRRAWHAAQAADGPDEEVAAGLEQAADRARQRGGIAAEAVLLERAVEVTPDPRPRGRRALAAAEAHFSAAAPGRATELATVAELYPLSALDRARLARLRARILFARSRSDEAAPLLLEAAAQFTAAGSPLARETYLEAISATIFAGRVHGPTGARAAAIAARRSGAPPSGSKAADLLLDGVAALLADGYETGVPALRGALELLAHEELDTREATMRWLLLVPVALEAFIHYAWDLHAWDTLSSRAVRLARDIGALGALPPALIYAGGVHIHYGDFAEAARMIGEADALAAATGHAPHKYATLVLAAWRGEADVAAGIIEEARDQAEQRGEVSLLGAMGYIQGVLFNGLARYEEAMEAARTGIEHDGFNFTGLSLVEHVEAATRCGELDRARASLARLVELTRAADSGWARGAGARSQALLADGDEADRLYRTAIEEFRRGSVTVEVARTHLLYGEWLRRSNRRSPAREHLRTAHEMFDGMRAHAFAERARRELLATGEHVRAREDKPASALTPQESQVATLAADGMTNAKIGAELFISPHTVEWHLRKVYTKLGINSRRALPGALASTPATDTMDQGKVPAG from the coding sequence ATGATCGCCAGCCCGCTTCCGGACCTCGTCGGCCGGCATCGCGAGTGCGCGGCGCTCGACGACCTGCTGGTCGGCCTGCGCCAAGGCGGGTCCCGAGTACTGGTGGTCCGTGGGGAAGCCGGCATCGGGAAGTCGGTGCTTCTGCAGTACCTGGCCACGCAGGCGTCAGGGGTGAAGGTGACCTGGGCGCAGGGCATCGAGGCCGACATGGAGCTGCCCTACGCGAGCCTGCACCAACTGTGCGCACCGTTCCTGGACGAGCTCGAAGAACTGCCGGAACCGCAGCGCGACGCCCTCCGCGTGGCCTTCGGGATGGCGGCCGGAGACCCGCCCGACCGCTTCCTGGTCGGCCTCGCCGTGCTGACGCTGCTCACCCGTGCCTCGGAGACGCGGCCGGTGCTCGTTCTGGTCGACGACGCTCAGTGGCTGGACCAGGTGTCCTTGCAGACCCTGGAGTTCGTGGCGCGGCGACTGCTCGCCGAGGCGGTCGCGATGGCGTTCGCGGTGCGCGACCCCGAGGGACAGGCGGCACTCAATGGTCTGCCGGCGCTGCGCATCGGCGGTCTCGACACGGCCCCGGCCGGAGAGCTCCTCGAGGCCGCTGTCGGCGGGCGGCTGGAGAAGCGTGTCCGGGACCGGTTCGTGGCCGAGATGGACGGCAACCCACTGGCGCTGCTCGAGTTCTCCCGTGGTCGCAGCGCCGCCGAGCTGGCGTACGGCCTTGACTCGTCGCGTCACCCGAGCGTCGAGGGGCCGGTTGCGAGCCGTGTTGAACGGGACTTCGCCAGCCGGCTCGGTTCGCTGCCGGCGGCGACCCGGACACTGCTGCTGATCGCCGCGGCGGAACCCGTCGGTGACGCGTGCCTGCTGGTTCGCGCAGCCGCCTTTCTCAAGATCACTCCCCAGGCCGCACCGGCCAAGGCGGCGGGCCTGATCGAGTTCGGTGAGTCGGTCCGGTTCCGGCACCCGTTGGTCCGTTCGGCGGTCTACCACGGAGCCGAACCCGAAGAACGCCGAGCGGTGCACCGGGCGCTGGCCGAGGCCACGGACCCGGTGCTCGACCCCGACCGGCGCGCCTGGCACGCCGCCCAGGCCGCCGACGGGCCGGACGAGGAGGTCGCCGCAGGGCTGGAGCAGGCCGCCGACCGCGCCCGGCAGCGCGGCGGCATCGCGGCCGAGGCGGTACTGCTGGAACGCGCGGTCGAGGTGACACCGGACCCTCGGCCGCGGGGGCGCCGAGCCCTCGCTGCCGCCGAGGCGCACTTCTCGGCCGCCGCGCCCGGCCGGGCCACGGAGCTCGCGACGGTGGCCGAACTGTATCCTCTGAGCGCCCTGGATCGCGCCCGCCTGGCGCGCCTGCGGGCCAGGATCCTCTTCGCCCGCAGCCGCAGCGACGAGGCGGCACCTCTGCTTCTTGAGGCCGCCGCGCAGTTCACCGCCGCCGGGTCGCCACTGGCGCGGGAGACGTACCTGGAGGCGATCAGCGCGACCATCTTCGCGGGCCGGGTCCACGGTCCCACAGGTGCCCGCGCCGCCGCGATCGCGGCCCGCAGATCCGGGGCGCCCCCCTCGGGCTCCAAGGCCGCGGATCTCCTGCTGGACGGCGTGGCCGCGCTCCTCGCGGACGGATACGAGACCGGTGTCCCGGCACTGCGCGGCGCGCTGGAACTGCTCGCGCACGAGGAGCTCGACACCCGGGAGGCCACCATGCGCTGGCTTCTGCTGGTGCCGGTCGCGCTGGAGGCGTTCATCCACTACGCCTGGGACCTGCACGCGTGGGACACGCTGTCGAGCCGCGCGGTGCGCCTGGCCCGCGACATCGGAGCGCTCGGCGCGCTGCCACCGGCCCTCATCTACGCCGGCGGCGTGCACATCCACTACGGCGACTTCGCCGAGGCAGCCCGGATGATCGGCGAAGCCGACGCGCTCGCCGCCGCGACCGGCCACGCCCCGCACAAGTACGCGACGCTCGTTCTGGCCGCGTGGCGAGGCGAGGCGGACGTCGCCGCCGGCATCATCGAAGAAGCCAGGGACCAGGCCGAACAACGAGGTGAGGTTTCCCTGCTGGGCGCCATGGGCTACATCCAAGGCGTGCTGTTCAATGGCCTGGCACGCTACGAAGAGGCCATGGAGGCCGCTCGCACGGGCATCGAGCACGATGGATTCAACTTCACCGGCCTGTCGCTGGTGGAACACGTCGAGGCCGCCACCCGGTGCGGTGAACTCGACCGGGCCCGCGCCTCGCTGGCCCGGCTGGTCGAACTCACCCGTGCCGCCGACTCCGGATGGGCGCGTGGCGCCGGCGCCCGCAGCCAGGCTCTCCTCGCCGACGGTGACGAGGCCGATCGTCTCTACCGGACCGCGATCGAGGAGTTCCGCCGCGGCAGTGTGACCGTGGAGGTGGCACGCACCCACCTGCTGTACGGCGAGTGGCTGCGCCGCAGCAACCGCCGATCGCCGGCGCGGGAGCACCTGCGCACGGCTCACGAGATGTTCGACGGAATGCGGGCGCACGCGTTCGCCGAGCGAGCCCGCCGCGAGCTGCTCGCCACCGGCGAGCACGTCAGGGCGCGGGAGGACAAGCCGGCGAGCGCCCTCACCCCCCAGGAGTCGCAGGTCGCGACGCTCGCGGCCGACGGCATGACGAACGCGAAGATCGGCGCGGAGCTGTTCATCAGCCCGCACACCGTGGAGTGGCACCTGCGGAAGGTGTACACGAAGCTCGGGATCAACTCGCGTCGCGCGCTGCCGGGTGCCCTCGCGAGCACCCCGGCCACGGACACCATGGATCAGGGCAAGGTGCCGGCCGGCTGA
- a CDS encoding ArsR/SmtB family transcription factor, producing MPDHSSPADSEITLPRLLGVLGDPTRLGIVRILSDGAERGWGQFSAPVAKSTLSHHLKTLREAGVTQTRQEGTRCFVKLRRDALEARFPGLLSALLSAAVTDNVGEHVTERDDQA from the coding sequence ATGCCGGACCACTCGTCACCTGCCGACAGCGAGATCACCCTGCCACGCCTCCTGGGAGTGCTGGGCGATCCGACACGGCTGGGGATCGTCCGGATCCTGTCCGACGGCGCCGAACGAGGATGGGGGCAGTTCAGCGCTCCCGTCGCCAAGTCCACGCTCAGTCATCATCTCAAGACGCTGCGCGAGGCGGGTGTCACGCAGACCCGCCAGGAGGGCACGCGCTGCTTTGTGAAGCTGCGACGCGACGCCCTCGAGGCCCGTTTTCCCGGCCTCTTGTCGGCGCTGCTGTCTGCCGCTGTCACCGACAACGTCGGAGAACACGTCACCGAGCGTGACGATCAGGCGTAA
- a CDS encoding SDR family oxidoreductase: MKVAVIGGTGLIGSQVVRNLNAAGHEAVPHSQSTRVDVISGQGVEQAVAGADVVVNLTNSPTFDEASPAFFQTSMDNLLAASHKGGVGHFVILSIVGVDQVPQLDYYRAKVLQEDLLKAGPIPYSIVRATQFMEFMDAVLSWTADGDTVRLPATPIQPIAAKDVADAVGEVAAGAPLNGIRDIGGPEVFNLDELGRIILSHKGDPRTVVTDPTAGMFAAVEGDVLTGRNAHLAATRYTDWLA; this comes from the coding sequence ATGAAGGTCGCAGTCATCGGCGGAACCGGGCTCATCGGCTCGCAGGTCGTCCGGAATCTGAACGCCGCGGGACACGAGGCGGTACCGCACTCGCAGTCCACCCGAGTCGACGTCATCAGCGGTCAGGGGGTCGAGCAGGCCGTCGCCGGGGCCGACGTCGTCGTCAACCTGACCAACTCACCGACCTTCGACGAGGCCTCACCGGCCTTCTTCCAGACCTCGATGGACAACCTCCTGGCCGCCTCCCACAAGGGCGGCGTCGGACACTTCGTCATCCTCTCGATCGTCGGGGTGGACCAGGTTCCGCAGTTGGACTACTACCGCGCCAAGGTCCTGCAGGAAGACCTCCTCAAGGCCGGTCCGATCCCCTACTCGATCGTCCGGGCCACGCAGTTCATGGAGTTCATGGACGCCGTCCTGTCCTGGACCGCCGACGGCGACACCGTCCGTCTGCCCGCCACGCCGATCCAGCCGATCGCCGCCAAGGACGTGGCCGACGCGGTGGGGGAGGTCGCCGCGGGCGCCCCGCTGAACGGCATCCGCGACATCGGCGGTCCCGAGGTCTTCAACCTCGACGAGCTGGGCCGGATCATCCTGTCCCACAAGGGCGACCCTCGCACCGTGGTCACCGACCCCACCGCCGGGATGTTCGCGGCCGTCGAGGGCGACGTCCTCACCGGCAGGAACGCTCACCTCGCCGCCACCCGCTACACGGACTGGCTCGCCTGA
- a CDS encoding serine hydrolase domain-containing protein, whose amino-acid sequence MRIKYASLVLAGTAMMATLAVSPAGATTTDLPSPSVTGVLAVQKQAMAYGAPGALTRINSGASTYRIAAGKADTAAGTAMDADRRFRVGSVSKSFTTVVLLQLVAEGRVDLDAPANDYLPQPLPDDRITVRHLLSHRSGLWDYTNDMFYHTVPGFEAVRNKVFTFQELIDLSTAHQPTIVPGAAYSYSNTNFVVLGRLIEHVTGVPMATHYDQRIFQPLGLRNTSYVHPRTTIAGSYARGYVRDDDTTLPLVDSTEQTVSWAQSAGAVISNSADLNRFFAAIVSGKLVPKPQLQQMMSMVPVNADGTQSYGLGLRGRVLSCGVTVYGHTGTVQGYYTYAFTTADGKRSMTSMANTSNNGTVNSVLAGTLEAAFCGVDPVKSGKVARSDGEAFTEDIAPDVVRH is encoded by the coding sequence ATGCGCATCAAGTACGCGAGTCTCGTGCTCGCAGGCACTGCCATGATGGCCACCTTGGCTGTTTCGCCCGCCGGTGCCACCACCACCGACCTTCCCAGCCCGTCGGTCACGGGTGTGCTCGCCGTGCAGAAGCAGGCGATGGCATACGGCGCGCCCGGCGCGCTCACCCGCATCAACTCCGGTGCCTCCACCTACCGGATCGCCGCGGGGAAGGCTGACACCGCGGCCGGCACCGCAATGGACGCGGACCGCCGGTTCCGCGTCGGCAGTGTCAGCAAGAGCTTCACCACCGTCGTGCTGTTGCAGCTCGTCGCCGAGGGACGCGTCGACCTGGACGCGCCGGCGAACGACTACCTCCCCCAGCCGCTGCCGGACGATCGCATCACCGTTCGGCACCTGCTGAGCCACCGCAGTGGTTTGTGGGACTACACGAACGACATGTTCTATCACACTGTTCCGGGCTTCGAGGCGGTCCGGAACAAGGTGTTCACCTTCCAGGAACTCATCGACCTCTCGACCGCACACCAGCCCACCATCGTGCCGGGGGCCGCCTACAGCTACTCGAACACCAACTTCGTGGTCCTGGGCCGGCTGATCGAGCATGTCACGGGTGTGCCGATGGCCACGCACTACGATCAGCGGATCTTCCAGCCGCTCGGCCTGAGGAACACCTCCTACGTTCATCCGCGGACGACCATCGCCGGCTCCTACGCGCGGGGCTACGTCCGCGACGACGACACCACGCTGCCGCTGGTGGACTCCACCGAGCAGACCGTTTCCTGGGCTCAGTCCGCCGGAGCGGTCATCTCGAACTCGGCGGACCTGAACCGGTTCTTCGCCGCGATCGTCTCCGGCAAGCTCGTCCCTAAGCCGCAGTTGCAGCAGATGATGAGCATGGTGCCGGTGAACGCGGACGGCACCCAGTCCTACGGACTCGGCCTGCGGGGCAGGGTGCTCTCGTGCGGCGTGACGGTCTACGGTCACACCGGCACCGTGCAGGGCTACTACACGTACGCCTTCACCACGGCCGACGGCAAGCGCAGCATGACGTCGATGGCGAACACGTCCAACAACGGCACCGTCAACAGCGTCCTCGCCGGAACTCTGGAAGCCGCCTTCTGCGGCGTCGACCCCGTCAAGAGCGGCAAGGTCGCCCGCTCCGACGGTGAGGCCTTCACCGAGGACATAGCCCCCGATGTCGTCCGCCACTGA
- a CDS encoding sigma factor, with product MSAPSPETTTPTEPPVVRPDEGDLNLALDIFLTQRTRLFRIAYRILGDATGAEDVVQEVWLRWQLTQRATIENPAAFLTTATKRMAINVIQSGRHRHEIPVESQLADLADRSAQDPVAGADRAVAVEEALALLMARLTPDRLAAYVLRKGFDYAYAELAELLRISAPHARVVVHRAQARLERDRERPVAAESHRRLVAAFRTAADTGDLEGLVRLLVPEGRVHRVPSLAQRSPGPAHLPARHAA from the coding sequence ATGTCCGCGCCCAGCCCGGAGACGACGACGCCGACCGAACCCCCGGTCGTCCGGCCGGACGAGGGCGACCTGAACCTCGCCCTCGACATATTCCTGACCCAGCGGACACGACTGTTCCGCATCGCCTACCGCATTCTCGGCGACGCCACGGGCGCCGAAGACGTGGTCCAGGAGGTGTGGCTGCGCTGGCAGCTCACCCAGCGCGCAACGATCGAGAATCCGGCCGCGTTCCTGACCACGGCCACCAAGCGTATGGCGATCAACGTGATTCAGTCAGGGCGGCACCGCCACGAGATCCCGGTCGAGTCGCAGTTGGCCGACCTCGCCGACCGGTCCGCCCAGGATCCCGTGGCGGGTGCCGATCGGGCCGTGGCGGTCGAGGAGGCCCTGGCCCTGCTCATGGCGAGACTGACGCCGGACCGACTGGCCGCCTACGTGCTGCGGAAGGGTTTCGACTACGCCTACGCCGAACTCGCGGAGTTGCTGCGGATCAGCGCACCGCACGCACGGGTGGTGGTCCACCGCGCGCAGGCCCGCCTCGAGCGTGACCGCGAGCGGCCAGTCGCCGCCGAGTCGCACCGTCGCCTCGTCGCCGCGTTCCGGACCGCGGCCGACACCGGGGACCTGGAAGGCCTGGTGCGGCTTCTCGTCCCCGAGGGCCGTGTTCACCGCGTGCCGTCGTTGGCCCAGCGATCACCTGGTCCGGCCCATCTGCCCGCCCGGCACGCGGCGTGA
- a CDS encoding SDR family NAD(P)-dependent oxidoreductase: protein MSANSLDQTFSGHVVIVTGAGSGIGRAAAVAFAEAGAHVLGVGRREEPLKETAAAHHNIDVLAIDICGDGAPAKVVSAAVERWGRLDHLINNAGATAVMPLAETDKQTIVSLFELNVVAPSLLAHEALPHLRKTSGTIINLSSTYGHRPMAGGAHYSATKAAIEQMTRSWALELAGEGVRVNSVAPGPTRTDVMLHAGLTPEAANDMYAYERDRIPTHRIASADEVAHWILRMADPAGRHATGQVITVDGGLELI, encoded by the coding sequence ATGTCTGCGAACTCCCTGGACCAAACCTTCTCCGGCCATGTCGTGATCGTCACCGGCGCCGGGTCCGGTATCGGCCGGGCCGCGGCCGTCGCCTTCGCCGAGGCGGGCGCACACGTACTCGGGGTGGGCCGCCGTGAGGAGCCGCTGAAGGAGACCGCCGCGGCCCACCACAACATCGACGTCCTGGCGATCGACATCTGCGGCGACGGAGCACCCGCCAAGGTCGTGAGCGCAGCCGTGGAGCGGTGGGGACGCCTCGACCATCTGATCAACAACGCCGGCGCGACAGCGGTCATGCCGCTGGCGGAGACCGACAAGCAGACGATCGTCAGTCTGTTCGAGCTCAATGTCGTCGCGCCCAGCCTCCTGGCCCATGAGGCCCTGCCGCACCTGCGGAAGACCTCTGGCACGATCATCAACCTCTCCAGCACCTATGGGCACCGTCCCATGGCGGGCGGCGCGCACTACTCGGCCACCAAGGCGGCCATCGAACAGATGACGCGGAGTTGGGCCCTGGAACTCGCCGGCGAAGGGGTTCGCGTCAACTCCGTGGCTCCCGGCCCCACCCGCACCGACGTCATGCTGCACGCCGGTCTGACCCCCGAGGCGGCCAACGACATGTACGCCTATGAGCGCGACCGCATCCCCACCCACCGCATCGCGAGCGCGGACGAGGTGGCGCACTGGATCCTTCGGATGGCCGACCCGGCCGGGCGTCACGCGACCGGTCAGGTGATCACCGTCGACGGCGGGCTGGAACTTATCTGA
- a CDS encoding MarR family winged helix-turn-helix transcriptional regulator, which translates to MSDDATLITQWNRLTRFHRRIEARMERHLHRHLGLGVSEFYALRALREGVRAGTGLLYLNDLANGIGLSQSATSRLVTRLQDRGLITTHTSSLDRRSVEIELTAVAHDVLRLGSPLLHQAVEEVVRQLGAEDTEEDLIRYLRGSGDGGATPPPVDHVTAR; encoded by the coding sequence ATGAGTGACGATGCCACGTTGATCACGCAGTGGAACCGGCTGACCCGTTTCCATCGTCGGATCGAGGCCCGCATGGAGCGACACCTTCATCGGCACCTGGGTCTGGGAGTGAGCGAGTTCTACGCCCTGCGGGCCCTGCGGGAGGGTGTCCGGGCCGGTACGGGTCTGCTCTACCTCAACGACCTGGCCAACGGGATCGGGCTGAGCCAGTCCGCCACCAGCCGTCTGGTGACCCGCCTGCAGGACCGCGGCCTGATCACCACGCACACCTCGTCGCTCGACCGTCGGAGCGTCGAGATCGAACTCACCGCCGTCGCACACGACGTGCTGCGGTTGGGTTCGCCCCTTCTCCACCAGGCGGTCGAGGAGGTGGTACGGCAACTCGGCGCCGAGGACACCGAGGAGGACCTGATCCGCTACCTCAGGGGGAGCGGGGACGGCGGCGCGACCCCTCCACCGGTCGACCACGTCACCGCCCGTTGA
- a CDS encoding MIP/aquaporin family protein: MNDPTAPFPTFRHSAQELLLTFVLLFGVVTIVRWVMGPSAVSDAIPGVHLKLIVVGASVGLLVTGLILSPPGKQSGGHMNPAISLAMWRFGVFPGAAVVPYIAAQLAGSLLGVLAARGVWGSVAGAPPVAHAALQPAPGWSATVLFLAETASMGVLVLIVGLFLPTHRLTRFIPHVVGLLVGLAIALLGTSTGGSLNPARQFGPALAAGQSGFLWVYLLAPMLGALLAPVVGSLLPGDHRAPTHRPRDAHTDRSRVDDPAAR; encoded by the coding sequence TTGAACGACCCCACCGCGCCCTTTCCCACCTTCCGGCACAGTGCCCAGGAGCTCCTGCTGACCTTCGTCCTGCTGTTCGGCGTAGTGACGATCGTCCGCTGGGTCATGGGACCGTCCGCGGTCTCCGACGCGATCCCCGGCGTCCATCTGAAGCTGATCGTCGTCGGTGCGTCCGTCGGTCTGCTGGTCACCGGGCTCATCCTCAGCCCTCCGGGCAAGCAGTCCGGCGGCCACATGAACCCGGCGATCTCCCTGGCCATGTGGCGCTTCGGGGTCTTTCCGGGGGCGGCCGTGGTGCCCTACATCGCGGCCCAACTCGCCGGTTCGCTGCTCGGCGTGCTCGCGGCACGGGGCGTCTGGGGCAGCGTCGCCGGCGCCCCTCCGGTGGCCCATGCCGCCCTGCAGCCCGCTCCCGGCTGGTCTGCCACGGTGCTGTTCCTCGCAGAGACGGCGTCCATGGGCGTGCTCGTGCTCATCGTGGGGCTGTTCCTGCCGACGCATCGGCTGACGCGCTTCATCCCCCACGTGGTGGGCCTCCTCGTCGGCCTGGCCATCGCCCTGCTGGGCACGAGCACCGGCGGCAGCCTCAACCCCGCCCGTCAGTTCGGCCCGGCGCTGGCCGCCGGACAGTCCGGCTTCCTGTGGGTCTATCTCCTGGCCCCCATGCTCGGCGCCCTCCTGGCACCCGTCGTAGGGAGTCTGCTTCCCGGAGACCACCGGGCGCCCACCCACCGCCCGCGTGACGCCCACACCGACCGGTCACGGGTGGACGATCCCGCAGCCCGGTGA
- a CDS encoding antibiotic biosynthesis monooxygenase family protein, translating to MIKSYTVPTAEAEYFVQVYQENARIMSTQPGFVRSRLHRPLADAPETRFVHIADWSSGTALDRATTHPEWLASLRRMFDDPDLHITSEPAGYRVVVELHPS from the coding sequence TTGATCAAGAGCTACACCGTGCCGACGGCCGAAGCCGAGTACTTCGTCCAGGTGTACCAAGAGAACGCCCGGATCATGTCGACCCAACCCGGCTTTGTCCGGTCCCGCCTGCACAGGCCGCTCGCCGACGCACCTGAGACACGGTTCGTCCATATCGCTGACTGGAGTTCGGGCACCGCGCTCGACAGAGCCACCACCCATCCCGAGTGGCTCGCCTCGCTGCGACGCATGTTCGACGACCCTGACCTTCACATCACCTCAGAGCCTGCCGGCTACCGCGTCGTTGTCGAACTTCACCCCTCCTGA
- a CDS encoding GNAT family N-acetyltransferase has protein sequence MPHDDRTQAPKAPQDPGAMAAVFANFRQYLMGWDAESRPGSVLDQFRSGLATPQFNGVVRVRSVSAVGQAVAAAREDLAGLPWWWWVGPDSPEGTADALGRHGGRELAVLPVMVRSLDHPAGPGTTLTPTGSEDAPAGLRVETVRDGESLAELVRTYRTSMGIAPGLEAEMVCIESRREDNADIIRMAAVLDDRVVGSTVLITAHGVAGIFLVHVAEAHRRQGIGAALTVAALRVGQERGMHCAALVASPAGEPLYRRFGFTTMSEYRLFAFPA, from the coding sequence ATGCCGCACGATGATCGGACGCAGGCCCCGAAGGCTCCCCAGGACCCTGGCGCGATGGCGGCGGTGTTCGCCAATTTCCGTCAATACCTCATGGGATGGGACGCGGAGAGCCGTCCTGGGTCCGTCCTCGATCAGTTCCGCAGCGGTCTTGCGACGCCGCAGTTCAACGGTGTGGTGCGCGTGCGGTCCGTGTCCGCGGTCGGGCAGGCCGTGGCTGCCGCCCGCGAGGATCTGGCGGGCCTTCCCTGGTGGTGGTGGGTCGGCCCCGACAGCCCCGAGGGCACCGCCGACGCCCTGGGGCGCCACGGCGGACGGGAACTCGCCGTACTGCCGGTGATGGTGAGGTCGCTCGACCACCCGGCCGGTCCGGGCACCACGCTCACTCCGACCGGTTCGGAAGATGCACCCGCCGGCCTGCGTGTGGAGACAGTCCGGGACGGGGAATCGCTGGCGGAGCTGGTCCGGACGTACCGGACGTCGATGGGGATCGCGCCCGGCCTGGAGGCCGAGATGGTGTGCATCGAGTCGCGACGCGAGGACAACGCGGACATCATCCGGATGGCCGCGGTGCTGGACGACCGGGTGGTGGGGTCGACGGTGCTCATCACCGCCCACGGGGTGGCCGGGATCTTTCTCGTACATGTGGCCGAGGCGCATCGCCGGCAAGGCATCGGGGCAGCGTTGACGGTCGCCGCGCTCCGGGTCGGTCAGGAAAGGGGGATGCACTGCGCAGCGCTCGTGGCGAGCCCCGCCGGTGAGCCGCTGTACCGGCGCTTCGGCTTCACCACGATGTCCGAGTACCGCCTGTTCGCCTTCCCGGCCTGA